A stretch of DNA from Lodderomyces elongisporus chromosome 4, complete sequence:
GCCACTTGCAAATGAGAACGGTTTCGACAAAGACTCCAGCCAATCAAGCCCAAGAAAGAAGCCACAGCTTCCAAGGTAAACAATATGCTGACTGCAAACTCACCCGAATGGCGAGCACTTTCAGCACCAGAAAGACCATGTGTTGTAAACGCTAACCCGACCCAGTATGCAAATGACAACTCCACTATCGCCAATAGCCTCAAGTTTTCCTCTGCAATGATGGAAAAAAAGCTGaatgcaaccaaaatgatACTAAACACTAACAACAGGATCGACGTTATAGTGGCAACCAATAGTAAGGGCCTCGATGAAGGCAAATACTGGTTAAAGCTTTTATAGCTCTCCACAACCAAGTACACAACGATAAACATGGTAACTAGCAATGCCACAGGGATAGATATAGCGCTCGAAAACGAAACTTGCCACTTTCTTGACCTGATAGTGTACAAAAGCAAGAGACCATTCAAGATTGGAAACACCGTCAAAAGTGCTACATTGATCTTGAAGAGTTGGGATGTAGAAATGGTAAAGAAATAGTTCAAAAACGATGCAAACACCGCTGGCTCCTCGAGCAAGTTGGGCTTTTCTTCAAGGTTCATTCCAAACTCTTTATCCTTCGACAAGTAATCGATAAAGTCCAAAGAGTTTGATAACATATGCCAAAGCGATTTTTCACTAGTTCTTCTTATGTTGTCCTCCGCAGTGTGGTAATAGTCTCTAGGCTTGAAAAATGCAAGATCCAAGCCTCGCATACCAGCTTCTTTGTATACTTTGTAGTCTGTTTCGCTGTGAACGAGGCCATTGGCAAATCCCTGCTGGAAAATTGACGAGGCGTACGGTGTTCTcacattttgaaaatactTTGCAATACCATAGTCTGTAGCGCGAAACAAAATGGCTTTACCGCCGGCACCTGTGCCTTCCAAGttcaaaaagtatttgacGAGTTTAAACCACGGGTGGCGTGTGAATGCTGTAGCACCAAGAAGACCAAACTcttcgttgttgttgaaattcATCACAATGGTTCTTTCAGgttgctttttttgttgactAAAATAGTTCAATATACCCAACATACTGGCTACACCCATTCCGTCATCAGTAACCCCATAACTGGTCGGCACCGAATCAAAGTGCGAGCTCAACAAAATACCCGGGAGTTTGGCATTTTTTCCCTCAATTTTCACCAACAAGTTATTGCTCTCATAGTACGATACTGTTTTTGGAttcgagctagactcaaacaTGAATGAGTTGTTACCATTGATGTCGTTGTCCCAAGTAATGAAGTTGGCACCTGTTATCAATTCTTGTATCCGTCTCTCCAAAAAATCATGTACACGATCGTTACCAATTGAGCCGTAGGGGTGTTGTTCTTTAGCAATCACCTGCAAATCCAGCCATGCAGCATTGAGCAAATTTACTTCCGACTCAACTGTTGGAAAACTGATAAAATCAACACTATTATCGATATAGGAAAGTGACACACATAGTGCTATCGTAGCCACAACAAATAATGAAAGAGATGTTTTTCGGTAACCAAACACAGATCTGAAAACACGGGTGATTAGACTTGGCCGCTCTTGTTGTCGCTGCTGATGCTTTTGTTGCCCCTGTTGCCCCTGTTGCCCAGCCTCATGCACATCATAGTCTTGCTCGTCAATTACCAGCGAGCCTGAGCTGCTATTATTGTCAGCCATCTCTCTTGTTTAATCTTCGTGGTAATTggtctttctctctctttctctctctttctctctctcttttctttatctcttCAGTTCTTCCAATCTTTCCAATCTTTCCAATTTCCTTAATTTATtactatttctttttttttttttcgattttgccaattgtgttttttttggcaaggaaaagaaggaaaacaaattaatcTCAAAGCCTGTAGTTTTTATAGATGTTACTTTTGCTGTTATAGTAATTGTAACTATTACTGTTATAATGGTAATTGTATccgttgttattgttgatgttattgCTGAGAAACGgttacttctttttcttttctcctcCTTGCAAACACTTGATTACACGATTGTTGGTCGCAATCTATCATTTCGCCAGTACATCTGTTACacaaaaagcaaatttATAATAAGCAAggaatatatacatatattcatatatacatatattgttttttttttcttgtagAGAAAACTACACTGGAAAGAGACTTTATCCAGCGCAAGCACTTTTTCTGGGGGGTGAAAATTTCACATTCGTTCAACATCCCACACCATCATTCCACATCAACTGAAGCACACACCAATCCCTCATTTACAATGTCTGATTTTGCACCATTGAAGAATGATCTCATTCTCAGAGCAGCTAAAGGAGAGAAAGTAGAAAGAGTACCAATATGGATTATGCGTCAAGCAGGACGATATTTGCCAGAGTACCACGAAGTCAAAGGGAACAAGGATTTTTTCCAAGCATGCCAGGATGCGGAAACGGCATCAGCTATTACGATCCAGCCTGTTGACCATTTCGATGGTTTGATTGATGCTGCGATCATCTTCAGCGACATTTTAGTGATTCCACAAGCAATGGGCTTTGAGATAAACATGGTAGAGGGTAAAGGTCCGGTGTTTGCCTCGCCATTGAGAAGTCCAGATGATCTTGCACGTATTGACTTGAACCCAGACGTCAAGGTAAAGCTTGACTGGGCATACAAAGCCATCACATTGacgagaaaaaaattggatgGCAGAGTTCCGCTTTTAGGTTTTGTTGGGGCTCCATGGACGCTTTTAGTGTATATGACAGAGGGTCAAGGTTCAAAAATGTTTAGATTTGCCAAGCAATGGATATTTGAGTACACCGAAGCCGCACACAAACTCTTGCAAGCAACATGTGATGCTTGTATCGAGTTTTTGGCTCAGCAGGTGGTTGCCGGTGCCCAAATGCTCCAGGTCTTTGAATCATGGGCCGGAGAGTTGAGCCCAGCAGATTTCAACACGTTTTCCTTACCATATTTGAAACAAATTGCATCGAGATTACCAAAGAGATTATCAGAATTGGGAATTAAGGAGAAGATCCCATTGACTGTTTTCGCCAAGGGTGCATGGTATGCTCTTGACGATTTGTGCAATGCAGGGTACGACACAGTATCACTCGACTGGCTCTATGATCCTAAAGCCGCTAGAAAGGTAGTTGGCGACAGACGCATCACTTTGCAAGGTAACTTGGACCCCGGTGTCATGTATGGTTCTGATGATGTTATTGATcaaaaagtgaaagaaaTGATTAGTGGCTTCGGCAAGGAGAACTACATTATAAACTTTGGACACGGAACACATCCATTTATGAAACCAGAAAAGATAGAGCGCTTCTTGAAGCTGTGTCATAAATATGGCACGGCATAAACTAGATGTAGCCCCGGTATAAATAGTTATGTGCTAATGTATATACGATtgcttttttctattttgcaatttccCATTCTGCTCTTCGCTTCTTGTAtcttgtattttgtattttgtattttgtatcactttttttttctctctccaaTGTGAAAGAAAGTTTTTCGGTACTTCAAAGAGTGGCGGCTTGAGGAAAACCAACCTACGTCatttattcttattttctttgcacatcttcatttctttACATTCTTtacattctttttcatttcttttcatttttggtCAAGAAATTAAGCAATGGTTCAGACATATATCTACAGCTTAACAAAGGAGTTTCTTGACTCTTTAGAGTTACTATACTTTGACATTGAAACACACAAGGTTGTCAAGGCGCCCGAAGCAGAAGTTTCGGAGTCAGGCAAGCAGAATAACGTAATCAAAGATAAGCAATACTACAAGTCAGATCTCCATCGATACAATTTGAAGCGAGCGCAAAATGACCTTGAGCCCATAAATGAGGACGAGTTTAACAAGTTGTTGGAGGCCGAATCGGCAGAAAGTGCCTCAGAGGACTCTGATGAGTACAGTGATACCGGTAGTGATACCGGTAGTGAACACATTGGTAGTGACACCGACGGTGATGACGACAGCGAGACAGAAGGTGAGTGGAACCTAAAAGAGGGTGGCTCTATAGATGCAGAGTTGTCACACTCTagaaaagccaaaaaagtagaaagCTTATTACGGAAGCTCCACACCAAAGATATATTACCAGAGGAAGTTTCTAGTGGGTCACACTTGCACACAAGAAGCCCAATGGTGCTTTTCCTGTCACTGGCAGTACCGACGGATAAGGTTGTTATGTTTTACAAAGCACTTTTCACAGAAGCCGAGCTCAAAGCGCCTCTTGAAAGTTTGAAGAGGTTTCAAAATAATGGAGATGCACGCACAGGTAAATCAGCGATTTTTATGTTAGGCGGTGGTCATTTTGCTGGTGCCGTAATATCCCATGAGCCTGTGAAAGTTAAAGGGCAGTTATTGAATGAGGAATTACCATACCTGCAGAAGATACAGTCGATAAACGTACTTGAGTCAAAGACGTTTCACAGGTACACCACTAGAAGGAAACAAGGTGGTTCACAAGGGGCCAGTGATAACTCGCGAGGAAAAGCCATTTCGGCGGGATCAAGCATCAGACGGTACAATGAGCAAGCATTGGCAAAGGAGGTTCGCGAACTCCTTGAGACGTGGAGGGACCATTTACGAGAGTGCGACTCCATCTACATTAGAGCAAATGGGCCGACCAACAAGAAAGTTATCTTGGGTTACGAGGAAGCTCCGTTGGCCGTTGGTGACCCTAGAGTAAAAAAAGTGCCCTTTTCGACAAAGAGGGCTAGTCTTTCAGAGATTAAACGGATTTGGGTTGAGTTATCCAATTTAAAAGTTCTGGATTTCCCAAAAGTcgaaacaaaagcaaaagctaCATCGctatcaccatcaccatcaccatcaccatcactaTCACGGCCACTGTCACCTGCAGCAGTTAATTCCAGTATCTCCAATGCTAGAACCGAATCATCAAAGTCGCCACAAAAGCAAGACCCGTTGACCGAAGAATTGTTGAGTGCCttgaaaagacaaaaggcTCCCGCTTTTGTTAAACTAATCAAGGAACATTCCATAGATGTCGATTCCTTCAGTTTGAGTATCCTGGACAACAATGCACCGAGTTTACTCCACTTTGCATCTGCAAATGATTTGGCGCACATGGTCCAGGTATTATTGGTTAATTTAAAAGCATCGCCACTAGTGGTGAATAAGACAGGTAAATACCCCGCGGAGGTTTCACGTTCCAATGCCAAGAGGGCCTTTCAGATAGCGCGAAGCAAGCTTGGAGAGGCTGCATGGGATTGGAATAAGG
This window harbors:
- a CDS encoding uncharacterized protein (MEROPS:MER0001911), yielding MADNNSSSGSSVIDEQDYDVHEAGQQGQQGQQKHQQRQQERPSLITRVFRSVFGYRKTSLSLFVVATIALCVSLSYIDNSVDFISFPTVESEVNLLNAAWSDLQVIAKEQHPYGSIGNDRVHDFLERRIQELITGANFITWDNDINGNNSFMFESSSNPKTVSYYESNNLLVKIEGKNAKLPGILLSSHFDSVPTSYGVTDDGMGVASMLGILNYFSQQKKQPERTIVMNFNNNEEFGLLGATAFTRHPWFKLVKYFLNLEGTGAGGKAILFRATDYGIAKYFQNVRTPYASSIFQQGFANGLVHSETDYKVYKEAGMRGLDLAFFKPRDYYHTAEDNIRRTSEKSLWHMLSNSLDFIDYLSKDKEFGMNLEEKPNLLEEPAVFASFLNYFFTISTSQLFKINVALLTVFPILNGLLLLYTIRSRKWQVSFSSAISIPVALLVTMFIVVYLVVESYKSFNQYLPSSRPLLLVATITSISLLVFSIILVAFSFFSIIAEENLRLLAIVELSFAYWVGLAFTTHGLSGAESARHSGEFAVSILFTLEAVASFLGLIGWSLCRNRSHLQVAEGESVPLLNGIDARYSSDNDHDHEHRHGHEDNEHGEAHVQQQSQSRHKKQCKETVHSFGYDWSLQYLITVPLSIFIIYNSGWLVLEGVNKTLQESAKAETFVYNLLWIVSVSLVLPLIPFAGKLNRYMVFVLIAIGVLGTLLVHVVQPFNEANPLKLRFLQRIDGKNNASSVHVYARKGLATEVLEQLPSVRQSNETIHCSQLADGMEDCSFVSALAPQILPGYELGNYIEVTNNGSAPSQLFGVNYNQIKIVALKSQSCSLHFGDSKVKAVVVGSSLESAPAFKHLPSGYSFNKDHFYKDTSGIWNLTLNKLDSHSSFDISLYWLPGIDDEANTLQFDVECFWADLSPVALNNTVFEAIPAFNEVQQYSPISVSWANREKGLVAYTKQVHV
- the HEM12 gene encoding Uroporphyrinogen decarboxylase in heme biosynthesis (BUSCO:EOG09262JZK) translates to MSDFAPLKNDLILRAAKGEKVERVPIWIMRQAGRYLPEYHEVKGNKDFFQACQDAETASAITIQPVDHFDGLIDAAIIFSDILVIPQAMGFEINMVEGKGPVFASPLRSPDDLARIDLNPDVKVKLDWAYKAITLTRKKLDGRVPLLGFVGAPWTLLVYMTEGQGSKMFRFAKQWIFEYTEAAHKLLQATCDACIEFLAQQVVAGAQMLQVFESWAGELSPADFNTFSLPYLKQIASRLPKRLSELGIKEKIPLTVFAKGAWYALDDLCNAGYDTVSLDWLYDPKAARKVVGDRRITLQGNLDPGVMYGSDDVIDQKVKEMISGFGKENYIINFGHGTHPFMKPEKIERFLKSCHKYGTA
- a CDS encoding uncharacterized protein (BUSCO:EOG09262BCZ), coding for MVQTYIYSLTKEFLDSLELLYFDIETHKVVKAPEAEVSESGKQNNVIKDKQYYKSDLHRYNLKRAQNDLEPINEDEFNKLLEAESAESASEDSDEYSDTGSDTGSEHIGSDTDGDDDSETEGEWNLKEGGSIDAELSHSRKAKKVESLLRKLHTKDILPEEVSSGSHLHTRSPMVLFSSSAVPTDKVVMFYKALFTEAELKAPLESLKRFQNNGDARTGKSAIFMLGGGHFAGAVISHEPVKVKGQLLNEELPYSQKIQSINVLESKTFHRYTTRRKQGGSQGASDNSRGKAISAGSSIRRYNEQALAKEVRELLETWRDHLRECDSIYIRANGPTNKKVILGYEEAPLAVGDPRVKKVPFSTKRASLSEIKRIWVELSNLKVSDFPKVETKAKATSLSPSPSPSPSLSRPSSPAAVNSSISNARTESSKSPQKQDPLTEELLSALKRQKAPAFVKLIKEHSIDVDSFSLSISDNNAPSLLHFASANDLAHMVQVLLVNLKASPLVVNKTGKYPAEVSRSNAKRAFQIARSKLGEAAWDWNKAKVLPAKTKEEFDKEAETKEAEMKKEKLDIMKKLQEKEAQENEAAQAKVPQSKSPIPPVSRMSGLNAEQKNRLMREQRARAAEARLKRQT